From the Anguilla anguilla isolate fAngAng1 chromosome 8, fAngAng1.pri, whole genome shotgun sequence genome, one window contains:
- the LOC118233164 gene encoding insulin-like growth factor-binding protein 3 yields MMSSLRLLRLIALLSVTQLAEAIGPVVRCEPCDVASVSQCKPLPLDCAEKLREPGCGCCVTCALSKGQSCGIYTSRCGSGLTCQPRPGETRPLLALLEGRGICSENRNGISVPAHGEDNTTEEDGSSKGADTKDGRCGLTGLRAVLPHPKAEVIKNAEDNKSQRSKVKPLAGAVGADGQNFSCGSKQETENGPCRREMESVLNSLKLTDIINPQGLHIPNCDKKGFYKKKQCRPSKGRQRGFCWCVDKYGQPLPGVEGTERGDAQCYNSENQ; encoded by the exons ATGATGTCCAGTCTTCGGCTCCTTCGTTTGATCGCGCTGCTGTCGGTCACCCAGCTGGCCGAAGCAATCGGACCGGTGGTACGGTGCGAGCCTTGCGATGTTGCATCAGTGAGCCAGTGCAAGCCTTTGCCCTTAGATTGCGCCGAGAAGCTCCGCGAGCCCGGCTGCGGCTGCTGTGTGACTTGCGCGTTGAGTAAGGGGCAGTCCTGTGGAATTTACACGAGTAGATGCGGCTCCGGTTTGACCTGCCAGCCCCGGCCGGGGGAGACGAGACCACTCCTAGCCTTGCTGGAGGGACGAGGGATTTGCTCAGAAAATCGCAATGGGATTTCGGTGCCTGCTCATGGTGAAG ATAACACCACGGAAGAAGACGGAAGTTCCAAAGGCGCCGACACCAAAGACGGCCGGTGTGGGCTGACGGGTCTCAGGGCCGTTTTGCCCCACCCGAAGGCGGAGGTCATCAAGAACGCCGAGGACAACAAGTCGCAGCGCTCCAAAGTCAAGCCGCTCGCCGGCGCCGTCGGCGCGGACGGGCAGAACTTCTCCTGTGGGTCCAAGCAGGAGACGGAGAAT GGTCCGTgcaggagagagatggagagtgtACTGAACAGCCTTAAGCTCACAGACATCATAAACCCGCAGGGACTCCACATTCCAAACTGCGACAAGAAAGGATTCTACAAGAAAAAGCAG TGCCGTCCATCcaaagggagacagagggggttCTGCTGGTGCGTGGACAAGTACGGGCAGCCCCTGCCGGGCGTCGAGGGCACAGAGAGGGGCGACGCCCAGTGCTACAACTCCGAGAACCAGTGA
- the LOC118234744 gene encoding insulin-like growth factor-binding protein 1 yields the protein MSGLSLRHLWVEIVFTASLSLAPALASPILGAEPIRCAPCTPEKLLECPAVAPDCEEALREPGCGCCLTCALKKGQSCGVYTAPCASGLRCSPRPEDPRPLHSLTRGHAACTESEQSESPQNPENGDANADGSAYHLLGLKPYDPKDIWEAQESLKAKINAIRKKLVEQGPCHVELQQALERIATSQQTLGDKFTTFYLPNCDKHGFYKSKQCETSLAGEPGRCWCVSSWNGKMIPGSTDLLADSGCQQELTH from the exons ATGAGTGGATTATCTCTGCGGCACTTGTGGGTGGAGATAGTATTTACAGCCAGTCTATCTCTAGCTCCAGCGCTGGCCTCGCCGATTTTAGGCGCCGAGCCGATTCGCTGCGCGCCCTGCACCCCGGAGAAGTTGCTTGAATGTCCGGCTGTTGCGCCGGATTGCGAGGAGGCCCTGCGAGAGCCCGGCTGCGGATGCTGCCTTACCTGCGCTTTGAAGAAAGGACAGTCCTGCGGAGTTTACACCGCGCCTTGCGCTTCAGGGCTACGCTGCTCTCCACGACCGGAGGACCCTCGGCCCCTTCATTCGCTTACGAGGGGGCATGCCGCCTGTACTGAATCTGAACAAAGCGAATCTCCTCAAAATCCAG AAAACGGTGATGCGAACGCAGACGGCTCCGCATACCACTTACTGGGACTCAAACCGTATGATCCGAAGGACATTTGGGAGGCTCAGGAAAGCCTGAAAGCAAAGATCAACGCCATCCGGAAAAAACTTGTGGAGCAG GGCCCTTGTCACGTGGAGTTACAACAAGCCCTGGAGAGGATCGCCACGTCCCAGCAGACGTTAGGAGACAAGTTCACCACTTTCTACCTTCCCAACTGCGACAAGCACGGCTTCTACAAATCGAAGCAG TGTGAAACATCTTTGGCGGGAGAGCCGGGGAGGTGTTGGTGCGTGTCCTCCTGGAATGGGAAAATGATCCCGGGTTCCACCGACCTTCTCGCGGACTCTGGCTGCCAGCAGGAGCTGACTCACTAG
- the LOC118234745 gene encoding uncharacterized protein LOC118234745, with translation MPPSFSPPAEAPFPIPKMAAGSSDSGGRQVWYLETIEELEESESESEAELEDSVLLGVRRRGRVSLVKQSTPAHTEESCFTASCSGDSSLASGPLRARRSRGPPHRLLPSLQEADDAPGGPDQSLLPGSPSYPLAEVQSERSLRPRGPGTAVMSPGDSSPPREDTDAESKDEDWVEPTASKMKRNKRPNRRLSMRSEDGEAPVAPPKKKRLRKKDTRKKDTITPPAVPEWLAQLMHSIEEAAHHELAVE, from the exons ATGCCTCCATCTTTTTCTCCACCTGCAGAAGCCCCCTTCCCCATCCCCAAAATGGCAGCTGGAAGCAGCGACTCTGGCGGGAGACAG GTTTGGTACTTGGAGACCATAGAGGAGTTGGAGGAGTCGGAGTCGGAGtcggaggcggagctggaggacTCGGTCTTGCTGGGCGTGCGCAGGCGCGGTCGAGTCTCCCTGGTGAAGCAGAGCACGCCGGCCCACACCGAGGAGTCCTGCTTCACCGCGAGCTGCAGCGGCGACTCCTCCCTCGCCTCCGGGCCGCTGAGGGCCCGCCGGTCCCGAGGCCCGCCGCACAGGCTCCTGCCCTCCCTTCAGGAGGCGGATGATGCGCCTGGTGGCCCTGACCAATCACTACTGCCCGGCTCTCCTTCCTACCCGCTGGCTGAAGTTCAGTCCGAGCGCTCCCTGAGGCCCAGAGGACCAGGGACTGCGGTGATGTCACCAGGGGACAGCTCCCCTCCCAGAGAAGACACCGACGCAGAAAGCAAGGACGAGGACTGGGTAGAG CCAACAGCAAGCAAAATGAAGAGAAACAAAAGACCAAACAGAAGGCTTTCTATGAGATCTGAGGACGGCGAGGCACCTGTCGcacccccaaaaaagaaacGACTCAGAAAAAAggacacaagaaaaaaggacaCAATT ACGCCGCCTGCTGTCCCGGAATGGCTGGCCCAGCTGATGCACAGCATAGAGGAGGCCGCTCACCACGAGCTGGCGGTGGAGTAG